Proteins encoded in a region of the Podarcis muralis chromosome 4, rPodMur119.hap1.1, whole genome shotgun sequence genome:
- the SH2D1B gene encoding SH2 domain-containing protein 1B isoform X1 yields the protein MELQYFHGTITKDDCEKLLSKTGKNGSFLIRNSESIPGVLCLCVFYEQIIYTYRIFRKHNGHFMMQTSEGAPKQDFRTLKDLIATYEKPNQGLVSNLRYPVNRPTTSQRSQTVYVTKGEAYLIPENEDAEDYLEVLPE from the exons ATGGAACTGCAGTATTTCCACGGAACTATAACTAAAGACGACTGTGAAAAATTACTGAGCAAAACAGGAAAAAATGGGAGCTTTTTAATACGAAACAGTGAGAGTATTCCAGGAGTCTTGTGCCTTTGTGTTTT CTATGAACAGATTATCTACACTTACCGAATCTTCAGGAAACATAATGGACACTTTATGATGCAG ACTTCTGAGGGTGCTCCAAAACAGGACTTCAGAACTTTAAAGGATTTAATTGCTACTTATGAGAAACCAAATCAAGGGCTAGTAAGCAACCTGCGCTATCCAGTAAATAGACCTACAACATCCCAAAGATCTCAGACCGTCTACGTCACTAAAGGTGAAGCATATTTGATTCCTG aaAATGAAGATGCTGAGGATTATCTTGAAGTCTTACCTGAGTGA
- the SH2D1B gene encoding SH2 domain-containing protein 1B isoform X2: MELQYFHGTITKDDCEKLLSKTGKNGSFLIRNSESIPGVLCLCVFYEQIIYTYRIFRKHNGHFMMQTSEGAPKQDFRTLKDLIATYEKPNQGLVSNLRYPVNRPTTSQRSQTVYVTKENEDAEDYLEVLPE, translated from the exons ATGGAACTGCAGTATTTCCACGGAACTATAACTAAAGACGACTGTGAAAAATTACTGAGCAAAACAGGAAAAAATGGGAGCTTTTTAATACGAAACAGTGAGAGTATTCCAGGAGTCTTGTGCCTTTGTGTTTT CTATGAACAGATTATCTACACTTACCGAATCTTCAGGAAACATAATGGACACTTTATGATGCAG ACTTCTGAGGGTGCTCCAAAACAGGACTTCAGAACTTTAAAGGATTTAATTGCTACTTATGAGAAACCAAATCAAGGGCTAGTAAGCAACCTGCGCTATCCAGTAAATAGACCTACAACATCCCAAAGATCTCAGACCGTCTACGTCACTAAAG aaAATGAAGATGCTGAGGATTATCTTGAAGTCTTACCTGAGTGA